The following proteins are encoded in a genomic region of Asterias amurensis chromosome 5, ASM3211899v1:
- the LOC139937636 gene encoding procathepsin L-like produces MKLLILTLCIAATLAVNTDLDQEWGLWKDSNQKLYDADEEVFRRFVWEYNYKVVNEHNTRYALGHTSYTMAMNSLADLTHTEFKKRMNNYIMPNTTYKRVDSFVDTSSLPATVDWRPKGYVTPVKNQLQCGSCWAFSATGSLEGQTFNKTGKLPSLSEQNLVDCASASKYSCSGCEGGQMSGAFMYVHDNNGIDSEESYPYQAKDKKCRFKPAHVAGTVKSYVSVPSMDEKALQKDVATVGPISVAIDASHQSFQLYHSGVYDEPQCSQTQLDHGVLAIGYGTEDSQDYWLVKNSWGTNWGMKGFIMMSRNVQNQCGIATDACYPIV; encoded by the exons TAACCAGAAACTGTACGATGCGGATGAGGAAGTATTCCGTAGATTCGTATGGGAGTACAACTACAAAGTGGTTAATGAACACAACACTAGATATGCATTGGGTCATACGTCATACACCATGGCGATGAACAGCTTAGCAGACTTG ACACACACCGAGTTCAAGAAACGAATGAACAATTACATAATGCCGAATACAACGTACAAACGTGTTGACAGCTTCGTGGATACATCCAGCCTCCCAGCAACAGTCGATTGGCGTCCTAAGGGGTATGTCACCCCAGTCAAAAACCAG TTACAATGTGGTTCATGCTGGGCATTCAGTGCAACTGGATCGCTCGAGGGTCAAACCTTCAACAAGACCGGCAAACTACCAAGCCTCAGCGAGCAGAACCTCGTCGACTGTGCGTCTGCTTCCAAATACAGCTGCAGTGGATGCGAGGGTGGTCAAATGTCCGGTGCtttcatgtacgtacatgataacaATGGAATCGACTCCGAAGAATCCTACCCATATCAAGCAAAg gataAGAAGTGCCGGTTCAAACCAGCCCACGTTGCAGGTACTGTCAAATCCTATGTCTCTGTTCCTTCCATGGACGAGAAGGCACTCCAGAAGGATGTAGCTACTGTTGGACCAATCAGCGTAGCTATCGATGCTAGCCACCAATCCTTCCAGCTCTACCACTCAG GAGTTTACGATGAGCCCCAATGCAGTCAGACCCAATTAGACCACGGTGTATTAGCAATCGGATACGGCACTGAGGACAGCCAGGATTACTGGCTTGTGAAGAACAG TTGGGGTACTAACTGGGGAATGAAAGGTTTCATCATGATGTCACGTAATGTTCAGAATCAATGCGGTATTGCAACGGATGCCTGTTATCCCATTGTCTAA
- the LOC139937399 gene encoding uncharacterized protein, with protein sequence MNVMNVHLNFPRKRESCTDCGGQAWNVRREMGFLGEETCVDCGELAGTCQHWLHLYTYLDPYTLMPLSNHGIQRTSLRFHLEHHYSSEIHSDLLETPWSETPLSPSETLRSKFGYRCQFAPVWSSTTATQPPMYSCLEGKITPSQIVTQINQLQTTPSVSNLQPDSCQQHQYPHQQLQQEQYHEQQQPQQQKHRQQKPQSLQRKLQQLPANKPTTVSPETTQEAKTADETKTEPKSAPATVIASIVPASTISVHAQTQSATATLTPTKGKVYQSPPTAIETGSTGKAAATAPDVPKAVAPAAIETGSTGKAAATAAPTAPAVPKAVAPAAAKETGPTCATAATATLAAASVLKVVESPSQQQTTTKCKTPRGQRSAFAPTSSSFATTSLFSRPPSKVSCTAAPESKSAVPLHLPKVETPKPQPSAVAALPAGAQAASTTSSQGSSASQQQSPKQPKQLLSPVTQALDNYLQGISIPSIELSDFKTPPQGKVVLGQGAHGGVLMMVYNNEPVAVKCVPTGDKDTVDREVRILSLLSEHDSFPNLHGTIEVDQFRAVAMQFIGDEALAKCLTLGEALEGSRRLTLDPADWRSIAMNVVDGIKHMHSEGLLHNDIKTDNILMSYDAPTHLWRAYVIDVGVATTTINPRNYVLTSDEKKTYRRFHRHIPPEMVDDAKPQSTQSDIFQLGWVLYFIGKLGAVTILEQLGDQCKSPDPSQRPELTHIRYCIQNNIFI encoded by the exons ATGAATGTTATGAATGTTCACTTGAACTTCCCTAGGAAGAGGGAAAGTTGCACCGATTGCGGCGGCCAG GCATGGAACGTACGGAGAGAGATGGGTTTCTTGGGGGAAGAAACTTGCGTTGATTGCGGTGAACTGGCGGGGACATGTCAG CACTGGCTTCATCTGTACACGTACCTCGATCCTTATACTCTGATGCCCCTATCCAACCACGGGATACA GAGGACATCTCTCCGTTTCCACCTTGAGCATCATTACTCGTCCGAAATACATTCGGATCTTTTGGAGACACCATGGTCTGAAACACCCCTATCGCCATCAGAGACTCTGAGAAGCAAGTTTGGATACAGGTGCCAATTTGCTCCCGTGTGGAGTTCAACAACAGCAACACAACCTCCGATGTACTCCTGCCTGGAAGGCAAGATCACCCCTTCTCAAATTGTAACTCAAATAAATCAGTTACAGACAACGCCTTCAGTATCCAACCTGCAACCGGATAGTTGTCAGCAGCATCAATATCCACACCAGCAACTGCAGCAGGAGCAATATCATGAGCAGCAGCAGCCGCAGCAGCAAAAACACAGGCAGCAGAAACCTCAATCTCTGCAAAGGAAGCTGCAACAACTTCCCGCCAACAAACCGACAACAGTTTCACCAGAAACAACACAAGAAGCAAAAACAGCCGATGAGACTAAAACAGAACCAAAATCTGCACCTGCAACAGTTATAGCGTCAATTGTGCCGGCATCGACAATATCAGTCCACGCACAAACGCAGTCTGCTACTGCAACATTAACACCAACCAAAGGAAAGGTTTATCAATCACCACCAACAGCAATTGAGACAGGATCAACTGGtaaagcagcagcaacagcaccTGATGTGCCGAAAGCAGTTGCACCAGCAGCAATAGAGACAGGATCAACTGGtaaagcagcagcaacagcagcaccaACAGCACCTGCTGTGCCAAAAGCAGTTGCACCAGCAGCAGCAAAAGAGACAGGACCAACTTGTGCAACAGCTGCAACAGCAACACTAGCAGCAGCTTCTGTTCTGAAGGTAGTGGAATCACCAAGCCAACAACAGACGACAACCAAATGTAAGACACCCAGAGGACAAAGGTCagcttttgcaccaacaagctCTTCGTTTGCAAcaacatcattattttcaagacCACCATCTAAAGTTTCATGTACTGCTGCCCCAGAGTCTAAGTCTGCAGTTCCATTACACCTACCAAAGGTAGAGACACCAAAACCACAACCATCTGCAGTAGCAGCATTGCCAGCAGGAGCCCAAGCAGCCTCAACAACATCCTCTCAGGGAAGTTCTGCAAGTCAACAACAATCACCAAAGCAGCCCAAACAACTTCTCAGTCCTGTGACTCAAGCTTTAGATAATTACTTGCAAGGAATAAGTATTCCATCCATTGAGCTGTCTGATTTTAAGACACCTCCGCAGGGTAAGGTAGTACTTGGGCAAGGCGCCCATGGAGGTGTCTTAATGATGGTTTACAACAATGAACCCGTAGCTGTCAAATGTGTACCAACTGGGGATAAAGACACAGTGGATAGAGAAGTTCGAATCCTGTCCCTTCTCTCTGAACACGATAGTTTCCCAAACTTGCATGGAACTATAGAAGTTGATCAGTTTAGGGCAGTAGCCATGCAGTTCATTGGCGATGAAGCATTAGCTAAGTGTCTGACATTAGGTGAGGCTCTTGAGGGGTCTAGACGTTTGACCTTAGACCCGGCCGATTGGAGATCCATTGCCATGAACGTGGTGGATGGAATCAAACACATGCACTCCGAAGGACTGCTACACAATGACATCAAGACGGACAATATTTTGATGTCATATGACGCTCCGACACATCTCTGGCGTGCATATGTGATTGATGTAGGTGTGGCTACAACAACAATTAACCCAAGAAACTATGTTCTAACAAGTGATGAGAAGAAAACATATCGCAGGTTTCATCGCCATATCCCCCCTGAAATGGTCGATGATGCAAAGCCCCAGTCGACCCAAAGTGATATTTTTCAACTCGGATGGGTTCTCTATTTCATCGGCAAGTTGGGAGCAGTTACCATTCTAGAACAACTTGGTGATCAATGCAAATCACCAGATCCTTCTCAGCGACCCGAGCTTACTCATATCCGGTATTGCATTCAAAACAACATCTTCATTTAg
- the LOC139937369 gene encoding uncharacterized protein — MNVMNVHLNFPRKRECCTDCGGQAWNVRREMGFLGEETCVDCGELAGTCQHWLHLYTYLEPHTLMLLSNHRLQRTSLRFHLEHHYPSEIHSDLLETPWSETPLSPSATLRSKFGYRCQFAPVWSSTTATQPPMHSCLEGKITPSQIVTQINQLQTTPSVSNLQPDSCQQHQYPHQQLQQEQYHEQQQPQQQKHKQQKSQSLQRKLQQLPANKPTTVSPETTQEAKTADETKTEPKSAPATVIASIVPASTISVHAQTQSATATLTLTTGKVCQSPPTAIETGSTGKAAATAAQTAPAVPKAVAPPAAKETGSTGKAAATAAPTVSVVPKAVAPQAAIETGSTGKAAATAAPTAPAVPKAVAPAAAKETGPTCATAATATPAAASVLKVVESPSQQQTTTKCKTPRGQRSAFAPTSSSFSKTMSLFSRPPSKVSCTAAPESKSAVPLHQPKVETPKPQPSAPAALPAGAQAASTTSSQGSSASQQQSPKQPKQLLSPVTQALDNYLQGISIPSIELSDFKTPPQGKVVLGQGAHGGVLMMVYNNEPVAVKCVPTVDKDTVDREVRILSLLSEHDSFPNLHGTIEVDQFRAVAMQFIGDEALAKCLTLGEALEGSRRLTLDPADWRSIAMNVVDGIKHMHSEGLLHNDIKTDNILMSYDAPTHLWRAYVIDVGVATTTINPRNYVLTSDEKKTYRRFHRHIPPEMVDDAKPQSTKSDIFQLGWVLYFIGKLGAVTILEQLGDKCKSPDPSQRPELTHVRYCIQNNIFI, encoded by the exons ATGAATGTTATGAATGTTCACTTGAACTTCCCTAGGAAGAGGGAATGTTGCACCGATTGCGGCGGACAG GCATGGAACGTACGGAGAGAGATGGGTTTCTTGGGGGAAGAAACTTGCGTTGATTGCGGTGAACTGGCGGGGACATGTCAG CACTGGCTTCATCTGTACACGTACCTCGAACCTCATACTCTGATGCTCTTATCCAACCATCGGTTACA GAGGACATCTCTCCGTTTCCACCTTGAGCATCATTACCCGTCCGAAATACATTCGGATCTTTTGGAGACACCATGGTCTGAAACACCCCTATCGCCATCAGCGACTCTGAGAAGCAAGTTTGGATACAGGTGCCAATTTGCTCCCGTGTGGAGTTCAACAACAGCAACACAACCTCCGATGCACTCCTGCCTGGAAGGCAAGATAACCCCTTCTCAAATTGTAACTCAAATAAATCAGTTACAGACAACCCCTTCAGTATCCAACCTACAACCGGATAGTTGTCAGCAGCATCAATATCCACACCAGCAACTGCAGCAGGAGCAATATCATGAGCAGCAGCAGCCGCAGCAGCAAAAACACAAGCAGCAGAAATCTCAATCTCTGCAAAGGAAGCTTCAACAACTTCCCGCCAACAAACCGACAACAGTTTCACCAGAAACAACACAAGAAGCAAAAACAGCCGATGAGACTAAAACAGAACCAAAATCTGCACCTGCAACAGTTATAGCGTCAATTGTGCCGGCATCGACAATATCAGTCCACGCACAAACGCAGTCTGCTACTGCAACATTAACACTAACCACAGGAAAGGTATGTCAATCACCACCAACAGCAATTGAGACAGGATCAACTGGtaaagcagcagcaacagcagcacaAACAGCACCTGCTGTGCCAAAAGCAGTTGCACCACCAGCAGCAAAAGAGACAGGATCAACTGGtaaagcagcagcaacagcagcaccaACAGTATCTGTTGTGCCGAAAGCAGTTGCACCACAAGCCGCAATAGAGACAGGGTCAACTGGtaaagcagcagcaacagcagcaccaACAGCACCTGCTGTGCCAAAAGCAGTTGCACCAGCAGCAGCAAAAGAGACAGGACCAACTTGTGCAACAGCTGCAACAGCAACACCAGCAGCAGCTTCTGTTCTGAAGGTAGTGGAATCACCAAGCCAACAACAGACGACAACCAAATGTAAGACACCCAGAGGACAAAGGTCagcttttgcaccaacaagctcttcgttttcaaaaacaatgtcattattTTCAAGACCACCATCTAAAGTTTCATGTACTGCTGCCCCAGAGTCTAAGTCTGCAGTTCCATTACACCAACCAAAGGTAGAGACACCAAAACCACAACCATCTGCACCAGCAGCATTGCCAGCAGGTGCCCAAGCAGCCTCAACAACATCCTCTCAGGGAAGTTCTGCAAGTCAACAACAATCACCAAAGCAGCCCAAACAACTTCTCAGTCCTGTGACTCAAGCTTTAGATAATTACTTGCAAGGAATAAGTATTCCATCCATTGAGCTGTCTGATTTTAAGACACCTCCGCAGGGTAAGGTAGTACTTGGGCAAGGCGCCCATGGAGGTGTCTTAATGATGGTTTACAACAATGAACCCGTAGCTGTCAAATGTGTACCAACTGTGGATAAAGACACAGTGGATAGAGAAGTTCGAATCCTGTCCCTTCTCTCTGAACACGATAGTTTCCCAAACTTGCATGGAACTATAGAAGTTGATCAGTTTAGGGCAGTAGCCATGCAGTTCATTGGCGATGAAGCATTAGCTAAGTGTCTGACATTAGGTGAGGCTCTTGAGGGGTCTAGACGTTTGACCTTAGACCCGGCCGATTGGAGATCCATTGCCATGAACGTGGTGGATGGAATCAAACACATGCACTCTGAAGGACTGCTACACAATGACATCAAGACGGACAATATTTTGATGTCATATGACGCTCCGACACATCTCTGGCGTGCATATGTGATTGATGTAGGTGTGGCTACAACAACAATTAACCCAAGAAACTATGTTCTAACAAGTGATGAGAAGAAAACATATCGCAGGTTTCATCGCCATATCCCCCCTGAAATGGTCGATGATGCAAAGCCCCAGTCGACCAAAAGTGATATTTTTCAACTCGGATGGGTTCTCTATTTCATCGGCAAGTTGGGAGCAGTTACCATTCTAGAACAACTTGGTGATAAATGCAAATCACCAGATCCTTCTCAGCGACCCGAGCTTACTCATGTCCGGTATTGCATTCAAAACAACATCTTCATTTAg
- the LOC139937305 gene encoding UDP-N-acetylglucosamine transferase subunit ALG13-like has translation MAMVEKIVFVTVGTTSFDPLIEVVSSRQLCKQFKSLGYTKVLLQIGRGTFEPEPILQPGFTLEYYRYKDTIADDIQNASLVISHAGAGNVLESLGAGKRLLVVINELLMGNHQFELAYQLYQDGHLLYATCSNLAEVVREIDATTLKPFPPGDTAKFSSFLDKAMGLS, from the exons ATGGCGATGGTGGAAAAAATAGTATTTGTTACTGTTGGAACAACCAGCTTTGATCCTCTGATTGAAGTAGTATCATCAAGACAGTTGTGTAAG CAATTCAAGTCTCTAGGATACACCAAGGTATTGTTGCAGATCGGTAGAGGAACATTTGAACCAGAGCCTATCCTTCAACCAGGATTTACATTGGAGTATTATCGCTACAAGGACACCATTGCAGATGACATTCAGAATGCTTCTCTTGTTATTAGCCATGCCG GAGCTGGTAACGTTTTAGAATCACTAGGTGCCGGGAAACGATTACTTGTTGTCATCAATGAGTTACTGATGGGTAATCATCAGTTTGAGTTAGCGTATCAACTTTATCAAGATGGACACCTTCTCTATGCAACATGCAG TAACCTTGCTGAAGTTGTGAGAGAGATTGATGCTACTACACTCAAGCCATTTCCTCCTGGTGATACAGCTAAGTTCTCCTCATTCCTTGATAAAGCTATGGGACTATCATGA